Proteins co-encoded in one Garra rufa chromosome 21, GarRuf1.0, whole genome shotgun sequence genomic window:
- the reep1 gene encoding receptor expression-enhancing protein 1, translating into MVSWIISRLVVLIFGTLYPAYSSYKAVKSKDVREYVKWMMYWIIFALFTTVEVITDIFLCWLPFYYELKIAFVVWLLSPYTKGSSVLYRKFVHPTLSSKEKDIDEYLCQAKDKSYDTLMHFGRKGLNVAATAAVMAASKGQGVLSERLRSFSMQDLSSFQAEGQAKNASSVTTQPAAAQHRTRTMMRSKSETGYSKGHDFDMTEYEMLNLEQYAPIEPTGPLPPTPTPAPSQPTPPQPEPTTPLPSPSESFQDISTSQPITSEEPEEKEEFASSASAQFRFKRRAPEPPPRTLRPVTRSRSKNALSSDTEAM; encoded by the exons ATGGTCTCCTGGATTATTTCTAGGCTTGTGGT GCTCATATTTGGTACCCTTTACCCAGCATACTCCTCATATAAAGCTGTTAAATCGAAAGATGTGAGAGAATAT GTGAAATGGATGATGTACTGGATAATATTTGCACTTTTTACTACAGTTGAAGTGATTACTGATATCTTTTTGTGCTG GCTCCCATTCTACTATGAACTCAAAATCGCCTTTGTGGTGTGGTTACTTTCCCCGTACACAAAGGGATCCAGTGTGCTGTATAGAAAATTTGTCCACCCCACATTGTCCTCTAAAGAGAAG GACATTGATGAATACCTCTGCCAAGCAAAAGATAAAAGCTATGACACCCTGATGCATTTTGGAAGGAAAGGCCTGAATGTGGCGGCAACAGCTGCAGTAATGGCTGCCTCTAAG GGCCAGGGCGTCCTCTCCGAGCGACTCCGCAGTTTCAGCATGCAGGATCTGTCATCTTTCCAGGCAGAGGGCCAGGCAAAGAATGCAAGTTCTGTAACTACTCAACCTGCAGCCGCGCAGCACAGAACACGCACCATGATGCGCAGCAAATCAGAGACTGGTTACAGCAAGG GCCATGATTTTGACATGACCGAATACGAGATGTTGAACTTGGAGCAATATGCCCCCATTGAGCCTACTGGTCCGCTGCCACCCACACCCACCCCGGCCCCATCCCAGCCCACTCCGCCTCAGCCTGAGCCCACAACTCCACTGCCTTCCCCCTCTGAGTCCTTCCAGGATATTTCCACATCCCAACCCATAACCTCAGAGGAGCCTGAGGAGAAGGAGGAATTTGCCTCATCTGCTTCTGCCCAATTCAGATTTAAGAGGCGTGCCCCTGAG
- the chmp3 gene encoding charged multivesicular body protein 3, producing the protein MGLFGKTQEKPPKDLINEWSLKIRKEMRVIDRQIRDIQREEEKVKRSIKDAAKKGQKDVCIVLAKEMIHSKKAINKLYASKAQMNSVLLSMKNQLSVLRVAGALQKSTEVMKAMQSLVKIPEIQATMRDLSKEMMKAGIIEEMLEDTLEGMDDEEEMEEEAEAEVDKILFEITAGALGKAPSKVTDALPDPVPVGATAASDEEEEEEEDIEEMQSRLAALRS; encoded by the exons ATGGGGCTTTTTGGAAAAACACAAGAGAAACCACCAAAGGACCTT ATCAATGAATGGTCCCTCAAAATCAGGAAAGAAATGAGAGTTATTGACAGACAGATTCGAG ATATACAAAGAGAGGAGGAGAAGGTGAAGAGATCAATCAAAGATGCTGCGAAAAAGGGACAGAAAGATGTCTGCATCGTCCTCGCCAAAGAAATGATTCACTCAAAGAAAGCTATCAACAAGCTATACGCCTCTAAAGCCCAAATGAACTCTGTGCTGCTCAGTATGAAGAATCAGTTGT CTGTGTTAAGAGTGGCTGGTGCATTGCAGAAGAGCACAGAGGTCATGAAGGCCATGCAAAGCCTGGTTAAAATCCCAGAGATTCAAGCCACCATGAGAGATCTCTCtaaagagatgatgaag GCTGGAATCATCGAGGAGATGTTGGAGGATACTCTGGAAGGGATGGATGATGAGGAGGAAATGGAGGAAGAAGCAGAGGCTGAGGTTGACAAGATTCTCTTTGAAATTACAGCCG GTGCACTTGGAAAAGCTCCCAGCAAAGTCACAGATGCCCTGCCTGATCCAGTGCCGGTTGGAGCCACAGCAGCCTCAGatgaggaagaagaagaagaagaagatatCGAGGAGATGCAGTCCAGGCTAGCAGCGCTGAGGAGCTAA